One uncultured Alphaproteobacteria bacterium genomic region harbors:
- a CDS encoding conserved hypothetical protein (Evidence 4 : Homologs of previously reported genes of unknown function) → MADYFTHFSCLLDVGTPENAARALDLYNALSEEGASEEPPSDGFLLSIQPEHGGTNLWMRDDVTGDPERLIQFVKRCATEFGLTGRWGFQYANTCSRPRLDGFGGGAHALDLATGETIGWTYTTGWLAELLDDGMPGD, encoded by the coding sequence ATGGCCGATTATTTCACCCATTTCTCGTGCCTGCTCGACGTAGGCACGCCCGAGAACGCCGCGCGCGCCCTCGATCTCTACAATGCGCTGTCCGAAGAAGGCGCATCAGAGGAACCACCTTCGGATGGATTCCTGCTCTCGATCCAGCCCGAGCATGGCGGCACGAATCTCTGGATGCGCGATGACGTCACTGGCGACCCCGAGCGGCTCATCCAGTTCGTGAAGCGCTGCGCCACCGAATTCGGTCTCACCGGGCGATGGGGTTTCCAATACGCCAACACCTGCTCGCGCCCGCGCCTCGACGGCTTTGGCGGCGGGGCACACGCCCTGGATCTGGCGACCGGCGAGACGATCGGCTGGACCTACACCACTGGCTGGCTCGCCGAGCTGCTCGACGACGGTATGCCCGGCGACTGA